In the Wyeomyia smithii strain HCP4-BCI-WySm-NY-G18 chromosome 2, ASM2978416v1, whole genome shotgun sequence genome, one interval contains:
- the LOC129724842 gene encoding pro-resilin-like, with protein MKVFAAIAVISLAALALAEPPSPRSNYLPPNQQQGGFNGNNGYNYNTNNNGYNYPSAPSSQYGAPSGAGSSDGYNYADANAEPAKYSFEYKVEDYQSGNDFGHMESRDGDRTVGRYYVLLPDGRKQIVNYEADQNGYRPTITYEDTGAGQNGAGGYPNSQGGFQGY; from the exons GTCTTCGCCGCTATCGCCGTGATTTCGCTGGCAGCTCTAGCCCTTGCCGAACCACCATCGCCCCGTAGCAACTATCTGCCCCCGAACCAGCAACAAGGCGGTTTCAATGGGAATAACGGTTACAACTATAACACAAACAATAACGGCTACAACTACCCCTCCGCTCCCTCCTCGCAGTACGGAGCCCCATCGGGTGCTGGTTCCAGCGACGGGTACAACTATGCTGATGCAAACGCCGAACCGGCCAAATACTCCTTCGAGTACAAAGTCGAGGACTACCAGTCTGGCAATGACTTCGGGCACATGGAATCCCGCGATGGAGACCGCACCGTTGGACGGTACTATGTCCTCTTGCCCGATGGTCGCAAGCAA ATTGTAAACTACGAAGCCGACCAAAACGGATACCGCCCAACCATCACCTACGAAGATACCGGAGCTGGCCAGAACGGAGCCGGTGGCTACCCGAACAGCCAAGGTGGATTCCAGGGATACTAA